One region of Armigeres subalbatus isolate Guangzhou_Male chromosome 3, GZ_Asu_2, whole genome shotgun sequence genomic DNA includes:
- the LOC134224151 gene encoding uncharacterized protein LOC134224151, translating to MSAKKAANHYGIPRSTIRSRLVLLKKLQTVFRPGPTTVLTQDEETELEEWVYDMQSRGFPVTKEMLLSNVKIFLDANPREHKFPQNMPGRTWVKLYLKRHPKMSLRTPEFVTKASATVSLSDIHSWYDKVELFLTKEGFMEILQDPRRIINGDETSFQLNPKNKTVFALRGSRNVYDVERTSSKLNITTMFSFFASGEAIPPTIIYPYKTIPKAVADSVPSMWGVAKSDTGWMTTPVFRDYIRNVLDPYLVAKKVKKPVMFIIDGHSSHINVETSKLCRQLGIVLIALYPNVTRIMQPADVSVFKPMKNAWPKAVQRFREKNPEGCVNAHNFATVLQDCLRNSVTVKTIKNGFRASGLYPWDRNAIDPSKCLGKSTVREDPEEPLFEPGDVEPTRESAETSAQLINAKRTLEECAAAIGETRVKKYKSQFVCLDNEEDAALFKIFSTLEQNYPDVFESLEDNVPENDPVCDFVYADINNATPDGNGVADGFESTPGEPSKMIADAANPGPSRTSSIKGAAGGLQATPEEPPKMVPETAKPGPSRTPLKDFLNRPPTPKRTAKREYKSKRYHVLTSDEFIQEFEQKEEDKRRAEEEKENRKVIRMQRKVEAETKKNKKQEEKKLKQDMKDKARKKKA from the exons ATGAGTGCCAAAAAAGCTGCCAACCACTATGGAATTCCTCGATCAACAATCCGATCCAGACTTGTGCTTCTGAAGAAGCTCCAAACTGTGTTCCGTCCAGGACCAACTACGGTTTTGACGCAGGACGAAGAGACGGAATTGGAAGAATGGGTGTACGATATGCAGAGCCGGGGGTTTCCCGTTACCAAGGAGATGCTGCTGAGTAATgtgaagatttttttggatgCGAACCCCAGAGAACACAAATTTCCTCAAAATATGCCAG GTCGAACATGGGTGAAACTGTACTTAAAACGACATCCGAAGATGTCGTTGCGGACCCCGGAATTCGTTACGAAGGCCAGTGCAACTGTCTCACTTTCGGATATACACTCCTGGTACGATAAAGTAGAACTATTCCTGACCAAGGAAGGGTTcatggaaattcttcaagatccgCGACGCATAATAAATGGAGATGAGACTTCGTTTCAATTGAACCCAAAAAACAAAACCGTCTTTGCTTTGCGTGGAAGCCGCAACGTCTACGACGTCGAGAGAACCTCTAGTAAGCTCAACATAACAACCATGTTTTCGTTTTTCGCTTCCGGAGAAGCCATCCCTCCGACCATCATCTACCCCTATAAAACAATCCCAAAAGCTGTGGCTGATTCAGTTCCTTCAATGTGGGGGGTGGCTAAATCTGATACCGGATGGATGACCACCCCTGTCTTCCGTGATTATATCAGAAACGTCCTGGATCCCTATCTAGTGGCCAAGAAAGTGAAAAAGCCGGTCATGTTTATTATTGACGGCCACAGTAGCCATATCAACGTTGAAACATCAAAGTTATGCCGACAACTTGGGATTGTTTTGATCGCATTGTACCCTAACGTTACAAGGATAATGCAACCGGCAGATGTTTCTGTCTTCAAACCAATGAAAAACGCATGGCCGAAAGCTGTGCAGAGATTTCGCGAAAAGAACCCTGAAGGCTGCGTGAACGCGCACAATTTTGCAACAGTGTTGCAAGATTGCCTACGTAATTCGGTAACCGTAAAAACCATCAAGAACGGCTTCCGAGCATCTGGACTTTACCCATGGGATCGGAATGCCATTGATCCATCTAAGTGCTTGGGAAAGTCTACTGTTCGCGAGGATCCTGAAGAACCGTTATTTGAGCCTGGTGATGTTGAACCGACTCGGGAATCCGCCGAAACCTCTGCACAACTCATAAATGCGAAGAGGACACTCGAAGAATGCGCGGCAGCTATTGGCGAGACAAGAGTGAAAAAGTACAAGTCACAGTTCGTTTgtttggataatgaggaagatGCAGCgttgttcaaaatattttcaacgtTGGAACAAAACTACCCAGATGTATTCGAAAGCTTGGAGGATAACGTACCCGAAAACGATCCGGTGTGTGATTTTGTTTATGCTGATATTAACAATGCAACGCCAGATGGGAATGGAGTAGCTGATGGGTTCGAATCCACCCCGGGAGAACCGTCGAAGATGATTGCTGATGCTGCGAATCCTGGCCCTTCCAGAACCTCAAGTATAAAAGGAGCAGCTGGCGGATTACAGGCTACCCCGGAAGAACCGCCGAAGATGGTTCCTGAAACTGCGAAACCTGGCCCTTCCAGAACCCcattgaaggatttcctgaataGACCTCCAACGCCAAAACGGACAGCTAAACGAGAATACAAATCTAAACGCTATCACGTGCTGACTTCGGATGAATTCATACAGGAATTtgagcagaaggaagaagacaaaaGGCGCGCCgaggaagaaaaagagaatCGTAAAGTTATCCGAATGCAACGGAAGGTAGAAGCAGAAACGAAAaagaacaagaaacaagaagagAAGAAGTTGAAACAAGATATGAAGGATAAAGCTCGCAAGAAGAAGGCTTAG